One genomic segment of Streptomyces sp. NBC_00239 includes these proteins:
- a CDS encoding molybdopterin-dependent oxidoreductase: MTYTVNGRNFSEEPDPGQCLRTFLRALGHFGVKKGCDAGDCGACTVWLDGAPVHSCITPAFRAEGHEVTTIEGLGAPGDLHPAQRRFRDAPGFQCGFCTAGMIMTSATFTEAQKADLPRALKGNLCRCTGYRAIEDAVKGVTGVQTAAPGRAVGTSVGAPAAEDVVTGRAEFTMDTRMDGMLHLKVLHSPHAHARILSIDKTAALAVPGVQRVYTWEDVPRKRFTTAIHTDHLVDPDDTYILDDTVRFAGQRVVAVLADTVGAAEEGCRKVAVEYEVLPAVFDPEKAMADGAPQLHGSEDPFASDHVHNLLLELHSHIGDVDAGFAAADVIHEGTYVSPRVQHAHLETHGSIAWMEDGRLNVRTSSQSPSIAKVKLAYLFALRPDQLRVFCKRVGGGFGGKQEVISEDLAALAALDTGRPVSFEYTREEEFTTASPRHPMKLTVKLGAKADGTLTAFQVRNVSNTGAYGNHGGETLYAGGAAVMIYRCPNKKYDAFSVYTNTVPSGALRGYGMTQPAFAVESAMDELALALHMDPLALRRRNIVRPGEPLVALHDGPDDVVFHEDGLGKCIDLVAGELARTADQPSPGPGWLVGVGVASSMHETAPPTEHVSEAWLTLGDDLVYELAVGTVEFGEGTSTAHVQIAANQLGTTPSRIRLVQSDTDRTGFDTGAFASAGLFVAGNAVLRAADAVRDRILDFAATYTGVHVVMCSMDLDDVVCGDERVPLATLVAEARARGIRFTAARKAYGSPRSVTSNTHGFRVAVHRVTGEIRVLHSVQATDAGVLINPEQVRGQVEGGVAQGIGFALTENFQVDADGMMANPNLRNYRIPTYADVPRTDVLLVGSSDSVGALRSKGMAECCINPVAPALANAVRDATGIRYRELPLTPERIYARLVESRQARTGTRR, from the coding sequence ATGACCTACACCGTGAACGGCCGTAACTTCTCCGAAGAACCGGACCCCGGCCAGTGCCTGCGCACGTTCCTGCGCGCGCTGGGGCACTTCGGCGTGAAGAAGGGCTGCGACGCGGGCGACTGCGGCGCGTGCACCGTGTGGCTGGACGGCGCTCCGGTGCACAGCTGCATCACCCCCGCCTTCCGCGCGGAAGGCCACGAGGTGACCACGATCGAGGGCCTCGGAGCACCCGGCGACCTGCATCCCGCCCAGCGCCGCTTCCGGGACGCCCCGGGTTTCCAGTGCGGTTTCTGCACCGCAGGGATGATCATGACGTCGGCGACGTTCACCGAGGCCCAGAAGGCGGACCTGCCACGGGCGTTGAAGGGCAACCTCTGCCGCTGCACCGGCTACCGGGCGATCGAGGACGCGGTGAAGGGCGTCACCGGCGTGCAGACGGCCGCGCCGGGACGGGCCGTCGGAACGAGCGTCGGCGCGCCGGCGGCCGAGGACGTGGTGACCGGTCGCGCCGAGTTCACGATGGACACCCGCATGGACGGCATGCTGCACCTCAAGGTGCTGCACTCGCCCCACGCGCACGCCCGCATCCTCTCGATCGACAAGACCGCCGCGCTCGCGGTCCCCGGCGTGCAGCGCGTCTACACCTGGGAGGACGTGCCGCGCAAACGCTTCACCACGGCGATCCACACCGACCACCTCGTCGATCCGGACGACACGTACATCCTCGACGACACGGTCCGCTTCGCCGGCCAGCGCGTCGTCGCGGTGCTCGCCGACACGGTCGGGGCGGCCGAGGAGGGCTGCCGGAAGGTGGCCGTGGAGTACGAGGTGCTGCCGGCGGTCTTCGACCCCGAGAAGGCCATGGCCGACGGGGCGCCGCAACTGCACGGCTCGGAGGACCCGTTCGCCAGCGACCACGTGCACAACCTCCTGCTGGAGCTCCACTCGCACATCGGCGACGTCGACGCGGGCTTCGCCGCGGCCGACGTGATCCACGAGGGCACGTACGTCTCACCGCGCGTGCAGCACGCGCACCTGGAGACGCACGGCTCGATCGCCTGGATGGAGGACGGCCGGCTGAACGTCCGCACCAGCTCCCAGTCGCCGTCGATCGCGAAGGTCAAACTGGCCTATCTGTTCGCGCTGCGCCCGGACCAGCTCCGTGTGTTCTGCAAGCGCGTCGGCGGCGGTTTCGGCGGCAAGCAGGAGGTCATCTCGGAGGACCTGGCCGCGCTCGCCGCCCTCGACACCGGGCGGCCCGTCTCCTTCGAGTACACGCGCGAGGAGGAGTTCACCACGGCCTCGCCCCGGCATCCGATGAAGCTGACGGTCAAGCTCGGCGCGAAGGCCGACGGCACGCTCACCGCCTTCCAGGTCCGCAACGTGTCCAACACGGGCGCCTACGGCAACCACGGCGGCGAGACCCTGTACGCGGGCGGCGCCGCCGTCATGATCTACCGCTGCCCCAACAAGAAGTACGACGCCTTCTCCGTCTACACGAACACCGTTCCGAGCGGCGCCCTGCGCGGCTACGGCATGACCCAGCCGGCCTTCGCGGTGGAATCGGCGATGGACGAGCTGGCCCTGGCCCTGCACATGGATCCGCTCGCGCTGCGGCGCCGCAACATCGTGCGCCCGGGCGAGCCGCTCGTCGCCCTGCACGACGGGCCCGACGACGTGGTGTTCCACGAGGACGGGCTCGGCAAGTGCATCGACCTCGTGGCCGGCGAGCTGGCCCGTACGGCCGACCAGCCCTCTCCCGGACCCGGCTGGCTCGTCGGGGTCGGCGTCGCCAGTTCGATGCACGAGACCGCGCCCCCGACCGAGCACGTCTCCGAGGCCTGGCTCACGCTCGGCGACGACCTCGTGTACGAACTGGCCGTCGGCACGGTCGAGTTCGGGGAGGGCACGTCGACCGCGCACGTCCAGATCGCGGCCAACCAACTGGGTACGACGCCGTCGCGGATCCGCCTCGTGCAGTCCGACACGGACCGCACGGGGTTCGACACCGGCGCCTTCGCGAGTGCCGGACTCTTCGTGGCGGGCAACGCGGTCCTGCGGGCGGCCGACGCGGTGCGCGACCGCATTCTCGACTTCGCCGCCACGTACACGGGCGTGCACGTCGTGATGTGCTCGATGGACCTCGACGACGTCGTCTGCGGGGACGAGCGCGTCCCGCTGGCCACGCTCGTCGCCGAGGCCCGGGCGCGCGGCATCCGGTTCACGGCCGCGCGCAAGGCGTACGGCTCGCCCCGCAGCGTCACCTCCAACACGCACGGCTTCCGCGTCGCCGTCCACCGGGTGACGGGTGAGATCCGGGTCCTGCACAGCGTCCAGGCGACCGACGCCGGTGTGCTCATCAACCCGGAACAGGTCCGGGGGCAGGTGGAAGGCGGTGTCGCCCAGGGCATCGGATTCGCGCTGACCGAGAACTTCCAGGTCGACGCGGACGGCATGATGGCCAACCCGAACCTCCGCAACTACCGCATCCCGACCTACGCCGATGTGCCCCGCACCGACGTGCTCCTGGTCGGCTCCTCGGACTCCGTCGGGGCCCTGCGGTCGAAGGGAATGGCGGAGTGCTGCATCAACCCGGTGGCCCCCGCGCTGGCCAACGCGGTCCGCGACGCCACCGGTATCCGCTACCGCGAGCTGCCCCTCACTCCGGAACGGATCTACGCGCGGCTCGTGGAGAGCCGGCAGGCGCGGACGGGCACGCGACGATGA
- a CDS encoding antibiotic biosynthesis monooxygenase has translation MTANGQTDAAATVIIGRKVRPGMERAYEKWQEEVNAAAARYAGHLGAEVTKPTALQPEWVIVYRFDSVAHLQAWMNGATRQRLLDVGAHYFDGPATQQVISGGTQPTDPLVTVVVSHRVRPDNVDDFLAWQERLRQEESKFEGFRGTEIFRPVEGLQDEWTTLYRYDNAEHLDAWLTSEKRREMLAEGERFDDFRLRTIDNSFGSWFAFEENGKEAPPPSDTKTAVAVWVGLYPTVVLLSLALHPLGMPFWLGLLVGNLLSSFIMSFFTMPHYVNRLLRRWLWPAPGESPARTRLVGGGIVAALTVFWVGVFYLVTEVFWTLP, from the coding sequence ATGACGGCCAACGGGCAGACGGACGCCGCAGCGACGGTCATCATCGGCCGGAAGGTCCGCCCCGGCATGGAGCGGGCGTACGAGAAGTGGCAGGAGGAGGTCAACGCCGCCGCCGCCCGCTACGCCGGTCACCTCGGCGCCGAGGTGACCAAGCCGACCGCCCTGCAGCCCGAATGGGTGATCGTCTACCGGTTCGACTCGGTGGCCCATCTACAGGCGTGGATGAACGGCGCGACCAGGCAGCGGCTCCTCGACGTCGGCGCGCACTATTTCGACGGTCCGGCCACCCAGCAGGTGATCAGCGGCGGCACGCAGCCGACGGACCCGCTCGTGACCGTGGTGGTGAGCCACCGCGTCCGCCCGGACAACGTCGACGACTTCCTCGCCTGGCAGGAGCGCCTGCGCCAGGAGGAGAGCAAGTTCGAAGGGTTTCGCGGTACGGAGATCTTCCGCCCCGTCGAAGGCCTCCAGGACGAGTGGACCACCCTGTACCGCTACGACAACGCCGAGCACCTGGACGCCTGGCTGACGTCGGAGAAGCGGCGGGAGATGCTCGCCGAGGGGGAGAGGTTCGACGACTTCAGACTGCGCACGATCGACAACTCGTTCGGCAGTTGGTTCGCCTTCGAGGAGAACGGCAAGGAAGCGCCGCCGCCCTCGGACACCAAGACCGCCGTCGCGGTCTGGGTCGGGCTGTACCCGACCGTCGTGCTGCTGAGCCTCGCCCTGCACCCGCTGGGCATGCCGTTCTGGCTCGGGCTCCTCGTGGGCAACCTGCTGTCGAGCTTCATCATGAGCTTCTTCACGATGCCGCACTACGTGAACCGGCTGCTCCGGCGGTGGCTGTGGCCCGCACCGGGCGAATCGCCCGCCAGGACCAGACTCGTCGGGGGCGGCATCGTCGCCGCGCTGACCGTGTTCTGGGTCGGCGTCTTCTACCTCGTGACGGAGGTGTTCTGGACTCTGCCCTGA
- a CDS encoding 3-hydroxyacyl-CoA dehydrogenase NAD-binding domain-containing protein gives MSESTTIRWEQDETGVVTLVLDDPNQSANTMNQAFKASIDAIADRAEAEKDSIRGIIFTSAKKTFFAGGDLKDMIRLRPEDAHLAFETGTAIKRSLRRIETLGKPVVAAINGAALGGGYEIALACHHRVALDAPGSKIGLPEVTLGLLPAGGGVTRTVRLMGIADALLKVLLQGTQYNPQRALDNGLVHELAATPEEMLAKARAFIDAHPESQQPWDVPGYKIPGGTPSNPRFAANLPAFPANLKKQLAGAPYPAPRNILACAVEGTQVDFDTALVIEARYFTELVTGQTAKNMIQAFFFDLQAVNSGASRPQGIAPRRVRKVAVLGAGMMGAGIAYSCARAGIEVVLKDVTAEAAAPGKAYSEKLLDKALSRGRTTEAKRAELLARITPTADVADLAGCDAVIEAVFEDTGLKHRVFQEIQDVIEPDALLCSNTSTLPITGLAEGVKRPADFIGLHFFSPVDKMPLVEIIKGAQTGDEALARAFDLVRQINKTPIVVNDSRGFFTSRVIGQFINEGVAMVGEGIEPASIEQAAAQAGYPAKVLSLMDELTLTLPRKIRNESRKAVEAQGGSWTEHPADRVIDRMVDEFERPGRSGGAGFYEYADGKRVRLWPGLREHFAKPDAEIPFEDMKERMLFAEALDTVRLFEEGVLTSVADANIGSIMGIGFPAWTGGVIQYINGYEGGLPGFTARARELAAAYGERFTPPALLVEKAERGETFTD, from the coding sequence ATGAGCGAGTCCACCACGATCCGCTGGGAACAGGACGAGACCGGCGTCGTCACCCTCGTCCTGGACGACCCCAACCAGTCCGCGAACACGATGAACCAGGCCTTCAAGGCGTCCATCGACGCGATCGCCGACCGGGCCGAGGCCGAGAAGGACTCCATCCGCGGGATCATCTTCACCTCGGCGAAGAAGACCTTCTTCGCGGGCGGCGACCTCAAGGACATGATCCGGCTCCGCCCCGAGGACGCCCACCTCGCCTTCGAGACCGGCACCGCCATCAAGCGGTCCCTGCGCCGCATCGAAACCCTCGGCAAGCCGGTCGTCGCCGCCATCAACGGCGCGGCCCTCGGCGGCGGTTACGAGATCGCCCTGGCCTGCCACCACCGGGTCGCCCTCGACGCCCCCGGCTCCAAGATCGGCCTGCCCGAGGTCACCCTCGGCCTGCTCCCGGCCGGCGGCGGCGTGACCCGTACGGTCCGCCTGATGGGCATCGCCGACGCCCTGCTCAAGGTGCTCCTCCAGGGCACCCAGTACAACCCGCAGCGCGCCCTCGACAACGGCCTGGTCCACGAACTCGCCGCCACCCCCGAGGAGATGCTCGCCAAGGCCCGCGCCTTCATCGACGCGCACCCCGAGTCGCAGCAGCCCTGGGACGTCCCCGGCTACAAGATCCCCGGCGGCACCCCGTCGAACCCGCGGTTCGCCGCCAACCTGCCGGCCTTCCCGGCCAACCTGAAGAAGCAGCTCGCCGGCGCCCCCTACCCGGCGCCGCGCAACATCCTCGCCTGCGCCGTCGAGGGCACCCAGGTCGACTTCGACACCGCCCTGGTCATCGAGGCCCGCTACTTCACCGAGCTGGTCACCGGGCAGACCGCCAAGAACATGATCCAGGCGTTCTTCTTCGACCTCCAGGCCGTCAACTCCGGTGCCAGCCGCCCCCAGGGCATCGCACCGCGCCGGGTCCGCAAGGTCGCCGTGCTCGGCGCCGGCATGATGGGCGCGGGCATCGCGTACTCCTGCGCCCGGGCCGGGATCGAGGTCGTCCTCAAGGACGTCACCGCCGAGGCCGCCGCGCCCGGGAAGGCGTACTCCGAGAAGCTCCTCGACAAGGCGCTGTCCCGGGGCCGCACCACCGAGGCCAAGCGCGCCGAGCTGCTGGCCCGGATCACCCCCACCGCGGACGTCGCCGACCTCGCGGGCTGCGACGCCGTCATCGAGGCCGTCTTCGAGGACACCGGGCTCAAGCACCGGGTGTTCCAGGAGATCCAGGACGTCATCGAGCCCGACGCGCTGCTGTGCTCGAACACCTCCACGCTGCCCATCACCGGGCTCGCCGAGGGCGTCAAGCGGCCCGCCGACTTCATCGGCCTGCACTTCTTCTCGCCCGTCGACAAGATGCCGCTGGTGGAGATCATCAAGGGCGCGCAGACCGGCGACGAGGCGCTCGCCCGCGCCTTCGACCTGGTGCGCCAGATCAACAAGACCCCGATCGTGGTCAACGACTCCCGCGGCTTCTTCACCTCGCGCGTCATCGGCCAGTTCATCAACGAGGGCGTCGCCATGGTCGGCGAGGGCATCGAGCCCGCCTCGATCGAGCAGGCGGCCGCACAGGCCGGCTACCCGGCCAAGGTGCTCTCCTTGATGGACGAGCTCACCCTGACCCTGCCCCGCAAGATCCGCAACGAGTCCCGCAAGGCCGTCGAGGCGCAGGGCGGCAGCTGGACCGAGCACCCGGCGGACCGTGTCATCGACCGCATGGTCGACGAGTTCGAGCGCCCCGGCCGCAGCGGCGGCGCCGGCTTCTACGAGTACGCCGACGGCAAGCGCGTCCGCCTGTGGCCGGGGCTGCGCGAGCACTTCGCCAAGCCGGACGCGGAGATCCCCTTCGAGGACATGAAGGAGCGAATGCTCTTCGCGGAGGCGCTGGACACCGTGCGCCTCTTCGAGGAGGGCGTGCTCACCTCGGTGGCCGACGCCAACATCGGCTCCATCATGGGCATCGGCTTCCCGGCCTGGACGGGCGGCGTGATCCAGTACATCAACGGCTACGAAGGCGGCCTGCCCGGCTTCACGGCCCGCGCCCGCGAACTGGCCGCCGCCTACGGCGAGCGCTTCACCCCGCCCGCCCTGCTCGTCGAGAAGGCCGAGCGCGGCGAGACGTTCACCGACTAG
- a CDS encoding acetyl-CoA C-acetyltransferase, whose amino-acid sequence MSTEAYVYDAIRTPRGRGKANGALHGTKPIDLVVGLIHALRERNPGLDPATIDDIVLGVVGPVGDQGSDIARIAAIAAGLPDTVAGVQENRFCASGLEAVNMAAAKVRSGWEDLVLAGGVESMSRVPMASDGGAWFADPMTNWDTGFVPQGIGADLIATIEGFSRRDVDEYAALSQERAAAAVKAGHFAKSVVPVTDRNGLVVLDHDEFIRPGTTADTLARLKPSFADIGELGGFDAVALQKYHWVEKIDHVHHAGNSSGIVDGASLVAIGSREAGERNGLTPRARIVSAAVSGSEPTIMLTGPAPATRKALAKAGLTIDDIDLIEINEAFAGVVLRFVKDMGVSLDKVNVNGGAIALGHPLGATGAMILGTVVDELERQDKRYGLVTLCVGGGMGVATVVERL is encoded by the coding sequence GTGAGCACCGAAGCTTACGTATACGACGCGATCCGCACGCCGCGCGGCCGCGGCAAGGCCAACGGCGCCCTGCACGGCACCAAGCCGATCGACCTGGTCGTCGGTCTCATCCACGCGCTGCGCGAGCGCAACCCCGGCCTGGACCCGGCGACCATCGACGACATCGTGCTCGGCGTGGTCGGCCCGGTCGGCGACCAGGGCTCCGACATCGCCCGGATCGCGGCCATCGCCGCGGGCCTGCCCGACACCGTGGCCGGCGTCCAGGAGAACCGCTTCTGTGCCTCCGGCCTGGAAGCCGTCAACATGGCGGCCGCCAAGGTCCGTTCCGGCTGGGAGGACCTGGTGCTCGCCGGCGGCGTCGAGTCCATGTCCCGGGTGCCGATGGCCTCCGACGGCGGCGCCTGGTTCGCCGACCCGATGACCAACTGGGACACCGGATTCGTCCCGCAGGGCATCGGCGCCGACCTGATCGCCACCATCGAGGGCTTCTCCCGGCGCGACGTGGACGAGTACGCGGCGCTCTCCCAGGAACGGGCCGCCGCCGCCGTCAAGGCCGGACACTTCGCCAAGTCCGTCGTCCCGGTCACCGACCGCAACGGGCTGGTCGTCCTGGACCACGACGAGTTCATCCGCCCCGGCACCACCGCCGACACCCTCGCCAGGCTGAAGCCGTCCTTCGCGGACATCGGCGAGCTCGGCGGCTTCGACGCCGTCGCCCTGCAGAAGTACCACTGGGTCGAGAAGATCGACCACGTCCACCACGCCGGCAACTCCTCCGGCATCGTCGACGGCGCCTCGCTCGTCGCCATCGGCTCCCGCGAGGCCGGCGAGCGCAACGGCCTCACCCCGCGCGCCCGGATCGTGTCGGCGGCCGTGTCCGGCTCCGAGCCCACCATCATGCTCACCGGCCCCGCCCCCGCCACCCGCAAGGCCCTCGCCAAGGCCGGCCTGACCATCGACGACATCGACCTCATCGAGATCAACGAGGCCTTCGCCGGCGTCGTGCTCCGCTTCGTCAAGGACATGGGCGTCTCCCTGGACAAGGTCAACGTCAACGGCGGCGCGATCGCGCTCGGCCACCCGCTCGGCGCCACCGGCGCGATGATCCTCGGCACCGTCGTCGACGAACTGGAGCGCCAGGACAAGCGCTACGGCCTCGTGACCCTCTGCGTCGGCGGCGGCATGGGCGTCGCCACCGTCGTCGAACGCCTCTGA
- a CDS encoding acyl-CoA dehydrogenase family protein → MKRQIFDADHEAFRETVRTFLAKEVLPYYDQWEQDGIVSRDAWRAAGRQGLLGLAVPEEYGGGGNPDFRYAAVLAEEFTRAGAPGLALGLHNDIIGPYLTSLGTEEQKRRWLPGFCSGETVTAIAMTEPGAGSDLQGIRTAAADRGDHWLLNGSKTFISNGILADLVIVVAKTTPEGGAHGLSLLVVERGAEGFERGRNLDKIGQKSQDTAELFFHDVRVPKENLLGELNGAFVHLMTNLAQERMGIAMAAIAGAEHLLEITTGYVKEREAFGRPLAKLQHIRFEIAEMATECAVTRTFLDRCIVDHANGELDAVHASMAKWWATELQKRVADRCLQLHGGYGYMTEYRVARAFTDGRIQTIYGGTTEIMKEIIGRSLLG, encoded by the coding sequence ATGAAGCGCCAGATCTTCGACGCGGACCACGAGGCGTTCCGCGAGACCGTCCGCACCTTCCTCGCCAAGGAGGTGCTGCCGTACTACGACCAGTGGGAGCAGGACGGCATCGTCAGCCGGGACGCCTGGCGCGCGGCCGGCCGCCAGGGCCTGCTGGGCCTCGCCGTGCCCGAGGAGTACGGCGGCGGCGGGAACCCCGACTTCCGCTACGCCGCCGTCCTCGCCGAGGAATTCACCCGGGCCGGCGCCCCCGGCCTGGCGCTGGGCCTGCACAACGACATCATCGGCCCGTACCTCACCTCGCTCGGCACGGAGGAGCAGAAGCGCCGCTGGCTGCCCGGCTTCTGCAGCGGCGAGACCGTCACCGCGATCGCCATGACCGAGCCGGGCGCCGGCTCCGACCTCCAGGGGATCCGGACCGCCGCAGCGGACCGCGGCGACCACTGGCTGCTCAACGGCTCCAAGACCTTCATCTCCAACGGCATCCTGGCCGACCTGGTGATCGTGGTCGCGAAGACCACCCCGGAGGGCGGCGCGCACGGCCTGTCGCTGCTCGTCGTCGAGCGCGGCGCCGAGGGCTTCGAACGCGGCCGCAACCTCGACAAGATCGGCCAGAAGTCCCAGGACACCGCCGAACTGTTCTTCCACGACGTCCGCGTCCCCAAGGAGAACCTGCTCGGCGAGCTCAACGGCGCGTTCGTGCACCTGATGACCAACCTCGCGCAGGAGCGGATGGGCATCGCGATGGCCGCCATCGCGGGCGCCGAGCACCTGCTGGAGATCACCACCGGGTACGTCAAGGAGCGCGAGGCCTTCGGCCGGCCGCTCGCCAAGCTCCAGCACATCCGCTTCGAGATCGCGGAGATGGCCACCGAGTGCGCCGTCACCCGCACGTTCCTGGACCGCTGCATCGTGGACCACGCCAACGGCGAGCTCGACGCCGTACACGCCTCCATGGCCAAGTGGTGGGCCACCGAGCTCCAGAAGCGGGTCGCGGACCGCTGCCTCCAACTTCACGGGGGATACGGCTACATGACCGAATACCGGGTCGCCCGGGCCTTCACCGACGGCCGCATCCAGACCATCTACGGCGGCACGACCGAGATCATGAAGGAGATCATCGGCCGTTCCCTGCTCGGCTAG
- a CDS encoding CaiB/BaiF CoA transferase family protein encodes MAVTGNETGGATGAGTGPLVGVRVVELAGIGPGPFAAMLLADLGADVVRVDRPGGGGLAINPAYDVTNRNKRSVLVDLKAPDGPATVLDLVERADVLIEGFRPGVAERLGVGPDACRARNPRLVYGRMTGWGQDGPLAQRAGHDIGYIAITGALGMIGNPDEPPAVPANLVGDYAGGSLYLVIGVLAALQHARATGTGQTVDAAIVDGTAHLTAMIHGMVAAGGWQDRRGANLLDGGCPFYGTYATSDGQYMAVGALEQQFYDEFTALLGIKDAAPARKDPARWGELRETVAAAFRTRTRAEWTAVFEDSDACVAPVLSLREAPHHPHLAARGTFTDFGGITQPAPAPRFSATPGAVHSGPAQPGAHTAEVARDWAVPALDAPDALDTPAENR; translated from the coding sequence ATGGCAGTGACAGGGAACGAGACCGGCGGCGCGACCGGCGCCGGCACCGGCCCGCTGGTCGGGGTGCGGGTCGTGGAGCTGGCCGGCATCGGACCCGGCCCGTTCGCCGCCATGCTCCTGGCCGACCTGGGCGCCGACGTGGTCCGGGTGGACCGCCCCGGCGGCGGCGGGCTCGCGATCAACCCCGCCTACGACGTCACCAACCGCAACAAGCGCTCCGTACTCGTCGACCTGAAGGCACCGGACGGCCCCGCCACCGTGCTGGACCTGGTCGAGCGCGCCGACGTCCTCATCGAGGGCTTCCGCCCCGGCGTCGCCGAACGCCTCGGCGTCGGCCCCGACGCCTGCCGGGCCCGCAATCCGAGACTGGTCTACGGCCGGATGACCGGCTGGGGCCAGGACGGCCCGCTCGCGCAGCGCGCCGGACACGACATCGGCTACATCGCCATCACCGGCGCCCTCGGCATGATCGGCAACCCGGACGAGCCCCCGGCCGTCCCCGCCAACCTGGTCGGCGACTACGCCGGCGGCTCCCTCTACCTGGTCATCGGGGTGCTCGCGGCGCTCCAGCACGCCCGCGCCACCGGCACCGGCCAGACCGTGGACGCCGCGATCGTCGACGGCACCGCCCACCTCACCGCGATGATCCACGGCATGGTCGCGGCGGGCGGCTGGCAGGACCGGCGCGGCGCCAACCTGCTCGACGGCGGCTGCCCCTTCTACGGCACCTACGCGACCTCCGACGGCCAGTACATGGCGGTCGGCGCGCTGGAGCAGCAGTTCTACGACGAGTTCACCGCGCTCCTCGGCATCAAGGACGCGGCCCCGGCCCGCAAGGACCCGGCCCGCTGGGGCGAGCTCCGCGAGACCGTCGCCGCCGCGTTCCGCACCCGTACCCGCGCCGAGTGGACGGCCGTCTTCGAGGACTCGGACGCCTGCGTGGCACCCGTGCTCTCGCTGCGCGAGGCCCCGCACCACCCGCACCTCGCCGCCCGCGGCACCTTCACCGACTTCGGCGGGATCACCCAGCCGGCGCCCGCCCCCCGGTTCTCGGCCACCCCGGGCGCCGTGCACAGCGGGCCGGCCCAGCCCGGTGCCCACACCGCGGAGGTGGCCCGCGACTGGGCGGTCCCCGCCCTCGACGCACCCGACGCCCTCGACACCCCAGCGGAGAACCGATGA
- a CDS encoding MmcQ/YjbR family DNA-binding protein yields the protein MRNAVRKWEQVRAFALDLPGAAEEFPWGPEGCVVKVNKKIFVFLGNADGPNPPGVSVKLKDETLHEHAMAAPGAEPTGYGLGRAGWVSVPLGEKGAPAAQVLCEWVEESYRTVAPKTLVKTLDARPGGRP from the coding sequence ATGAGGAACGCCGTCCGCAAGTGGGAGCAAGTACGGGCATTCGCCCTCGATCTGCCGGGTGCGGCCGAGGAGTTCCCGTGGGGGCCCGAGGGCTGCGTGGTGAAGGTCAACAAGAAGATCTTCGTCTTCCTGGGCAACGCCGACGGCCCGAATCCGCCCGGAGTGTCCGTGAAGCTCAAGGACGAGACCCTGCACGAGCACGCGATGGCCGCGCCCGGCGCCGAGCCCACCGGGTACGGGCTCGGGCGCGCGGGGTGGGTGTCGGTGCCGCTGGGGGAGAAGGGGGCGCCCGCGGCCCAGGTGCTGTGCGAGTGGGTCGAGGAGAGCTACCGGACCGTGGCGCCGAAGACCCTGGTCAAGACCCTCGACGCGCGGCCCGGGGGCAGACCGTAG